Part of the Drosophila pseudoobscura strain MV-25-SWS-2005 chromosome 2, UCI_Dpse_MV25, whole genome shotgun sequence genome, CAGATTGAACTCTTGCACAAAGAATATAAAATGCTTGAAGGACGTATTCAGATGGGCCTCCTCGCCCAGCGTCACCACCTCCGAGAAGTGCTGATGGTAAATGTGGGCATAGACCCTGAACAAACGCTTCAGTATGGTCTTGGCGGAGGTGAGAAAGTTCTTTGGAAACGGCACACCAATTTTCGATGGAAACAGCGTCTCATCGTCCAGCTGATCCTGCACCCAAGTCATCAGATAATCAATGTACTTGGGGGCGCTGCACTTGATGGGCTTCTTCACGGTCAAACCGTCAGCCCAGTGGTATTCATATTTCGGACCAGCCGACATAATGCCACAGCTCTCCTCCGTACAGAACTCTGTGATCGTGCCGTACAGCATGTTTATCTGATTGAAGAAGTCCACAGCTAATGATCGAAGGGAGAAAAAACAGATGTACATGTACAAAAACACATGATTAATGGAAACCTAATTACTCACTGTTAACGGCCACCCATTCGTTGAGATCCTCGCCGTCGGGCAGAGCCACTGCATTGCGTAGATTTCCAGATCCCAGAGTGGCGGCGGCATGCTTCATAAGATCATATTGATGCGTGCCTTCCGGTATGTTCTTCTTTGGCTTGAAGGTTTTGCTCGAACGCGAACCGCTGCAATATAAAAGCCGATTAGTATTGGCCCCATCAACCCCAAGTGGCTGCCCTGCCAAATGGGTGGAGGTGGGGAGACAAAGGCTCGGCTCCCACATCACAGAGACGGCGAACAAAGCACTCAATGGGGTGGTAGCCGAAGCTTTCTTTGTTGCAACCCGGGCCTTTTGCGGTTTCGGATGCACTCGAGAACCTTTTTTCATGAACTTACAACAAAAAGTCCATTGCCATGCAGTTTCTGTAACCTCTGGGGTCTGTTTTGACTTTCACTCGAGCCCACCAAATTCGTCTGCTGCGAAGCCTGTTCCGGCAAGGGCCGCACCGTTTTCAAGGAATTTCTGTGACGTGTCAGTAACTTTTCTCTTGAATATTCACACAATTGATTCGAAATAATAATCTACAGAAATTGCTGGCAATTGTGGCAGGTTTTGTGGGCAGGCgatggaaaatatgtttctgTTCGGATACTGGGGTCTCTGATGTCGACAATGGGGGCGAGCACAGCTGATGGCTTGGATTCTAGGAAGTGTATATTGCAACTAATTAGTTTTGT contains:
- the mats gene encoding MOB kinase activator-like 1; the protein is MAMDFLFGSRSSKTFKPKKNIPEGTHQYDLMKHAAATLGSGNLRNAVALPDGEDLNEWVAVNTVDFFNQINMLYGTITEFCTEESCGIMSAGPKYEYHWADGLTVKKPIKCSAPKYIDYLMTWVQDQLDDETLFPSKIGVPFPKNFLTSAKTILKRLFRVYAHIYHQHFSEVVTLGEEAHLNTSFKHFIFFVQEFNLIERRELAPLQELIDKLTAKDERQI